One Lytechinus variegatus isolate NC3 chromosome 11, Lvar_3.0, whole genome shotgun sequence DNA segment encodes these proteins:
- the LOC121424469 gene encoding R3H domain-containing protein 4-like → MGLRKDEEHIKDNRNALGLIETPISLEPSVMKTEPKGLSPKKNLPSSSFSNSPRRKKKTGVRQARRIDNNNFLKTLLDEDYQVGEPDISDFISSHSSAFEQLFLQEKNMEIWSEFMNRSGEEQDRFLQEVEEGMIRVATKASLDQDKNGNSFTKPEVPAKVEEAPVEVQDKRSEHPAHSPKDCFNRISTRLQTMLRRRHLPKGAIELHEEELMMWFAEDPGSVFISTLHSSFDRLLLHAVCQYLGLSSESFDCDGQRQTRVENNNESFHPPAVLLSSYLDSLR, encoded by the exons ATGGGTCTACGCAAGGATGAAGAACATATCAAAGATAACAGAAACGCTTTGGG GTTGATTGAGACACCGATTAGCTTGGAGCCTTCAGTTATGAAGACCGAGCCAAAGGGACTTTCTCCAAAGAAGAATCTTCCCTCCAGCTCGTTCTCTAATTCACCTCGGCGTAAGAAGAAGACGGGAGTCAGGCAAGCAAGGAGGATTGATAACA ACAATTTCTTGAAGACATTGCTTGATGAAGACTACCAAGTTGGAGAGCCAGATATCAGTGACTTTATCTCCTCGCATTCCAGTGCTTTTGAACAACTCTTCTTACAGGAGAAAAATATGGAG ATCTGGAGTGAGTTCATGAATCGATCAGGAGAGGAACAGGATCGTTTCCTGCAGGAAGTAGAAGAAGGCATGATCCGGGTTGCCACGAAAGCATCCCTTGATCAGGACAAGAATGGTAACAGTTTTACCAAGCCAGAGGTCCCAGCTAAAGTAGAGGAGGCTCCAGTGGAGGTCCAGGACAAGAGAAGTG AGCATCCAGCTCACTCACCCAAGGACTGCTTCAATAGGATCAGTACTCGTCTTCAAACCATGCTCCGACGAAGGCACCTCCCAAAG GGAGCCATTGAGCTCCATGAAGAAGAACTCATGATGTGGTTTGCGGAGGATCCTGGATCAGTGTTCATCTCCACGTTACATAGTAGCTTTGATCGGCTCCTTCTCCATGCTGTTTGCCAGTACCTAGGCCTCAGCTCAGAAA GTTTTGACTGTGACGGACAACGACAAACCCGTGTAGAGAACAACAACGAATCGTTCCATCCACCGGCTGTTCTCCTCTCAAGCTACCTGGATTCATTGAGATAA